A genomic window from Equus caballus isolate H_3958 breed thoroughbred chromosome 5, TB-T2T, whole genome shotgun sequence includes:
- the RGS4 gene encoding LOW QUALITY PROTEIN: regulator of G-protein signaling 4 (The sequence of the model RefSeq protein was modified relative to this genomic sequence to represent the inferred CDS: deleted 2 bases in 1 codon) has translation MRQSFLSYLFQRLERLPGAGITALPSDWLDGRGWAIKETPTGLGERSSVDSDSIFPGEKAKCAQNRSHSSSCRSFFPLANPTINKMCKGLAGLPASCLRSAKDMKHRLGFLLQKSDSCEHNSSHSKKDKVVICQRVSQEEVKKWAESLENLISHECGLAAFKAFLKSEYSEENIDFWISCEEYKKIKSPSKLSPKAKKIYNEFISVQATKEVNLDSCTREETSRNMLEPTITCFDEAQKKIFNLMEKDSYRRFLKSRFYLDLANPSSCGSEKQKGAKSSADCPSLVPQCA, from the exons ATGCGTCAGTCCTTCCTTTCTTATCTCTTCCAGCGGCTGGAGAGGCTGCCGGGAGCTGGTATTACAGCGCTGCCATCTGATTGGCTGGACGGTCGTGGCTGGGCTATAAAAGAGACCCCTACAGGTCTGGGAGAGAGAAGCTCAGTGGATTCCGACAGCATCTTTCCGGGAGAAAAGGCAAAGTGCGCTCAAAACAGAAGCCACAGCTCCTCCTGCCGTTCTTTCTTTCCT CTTGCGAATCCCACAATAAACAAGATGTGCAAAGGACTTGCAGGTCTGCCGGCTTCTTGCTTGAGGAG TGCCAAAGATATGAAACATCGGCTGGGTTTCCTGCTGCAGAAGTCTGATTCCTGTGAACATAATTCTTCCCACAGCAAGAAGGACAAAGTGGTGATTTGTCAGAG GGTGAGCCAAGAGGAagtcaaaaaatgggctgaaTCACTGGAAAACTTGATTAGCCATGAAT GTGGGCTGGCAGCTTTCAAAGCTTTCTTGAAGTCTGAATACAGTGAGGAGAACATCGACTTCTGGATCAGCTGTGAAGAGTACAAGAAAATCAAATCCCCCTCAAAACTAAGTCCCAAGGCCAAAAAGATCTATAATGAATTCATCTCAGTCCAAGCAACTAAAGAG GTAAACCTGGATTCTTGCACCAGGGAGGAGACAAGCCGGAACATGCTGGAGCCTACGATAACCTGCTTTGATGAGGCCCAGAAGAAGATTTTCAACCTGATGGAAAAGGATTCATACCGCCGCTTCCTCAAGTCCCGATTCTATCTCGATTTGGCCAACCCTTCCAGCTGTggatcagagaagcagaaaggagccAAGAGTTCTGCAGACTGTCCTTCCCTGGTCCCCCAGTGTGCCTAA